One Nitrospira sp. DNA window includes the following coding sequences:
- a CDS encoding tetratricopeptide repeat protein, producing MRFLQRHSLLIGVALLLGLMQGCGGAPPPVRPNLPPSESDLVLLTSAALCDRKADLLKKLPQTALATRSWGSGQEVVYPGTQSPSHGDESYFFDEDGLLVGAVFSFPSGLDLQPYPVLRRTLSLLKPSLEFYFNAAQLATKGTMDSSAIYETGDEKTTFEYLVTGDQNRPVLLMASFTIDPYARLFSPYRQEFLSRLKRPADGKAGMKTEIQGSEDKDPFASLQQFARGQTAQLAYCQEKNYDIAADAYQKAIAGGFANKVWLAEAHHRLGVALDAKGQVEKAKAEMLQSLAIRPNIPEVLNNLGTLHRKLGDKAAAMSLFEKAVVLRPNYAMARYNLAEAYEPVNPKRAIVEYETFLALVEGIPEEEGRIARVTERLKALKKP from the coding sequence GTGCGGTTTCTTCAGCGGCACAGTCTTCTCATTGGCGTTGCTCTTCTCCTCGGGCTGATGCAGGGCTGCGGGGGCGCGCCTCCGCCGGTCAGGCCCAACCTTCCCCCATCTGAAAGCGATCTGGTGCTTCTGACGTCGGCGGCGCTCTGCGACCGCAAGGCGGACCTTCTCAAGAAACTGCCCCAGACCGCGTTGGCGACACGCTCGTGGGGAAGCGGCCAGGAGGTGGTTTATCCCGGAACTCAGAGTCCATCGCACGGGGACGAATCCTATTTCTTTGACGAGGATGGCCTGCTGGTTGGAGCGGTTTTCAGTTTCCCATCCGGGCTTGATCTTCAGCCCTACCCGGTCTTGCGGCGCACGCTCTCGCTACTCAAGCCCTCGCTCGAGTTTTATTTCAATGCGGCGCAACTGGCGACGAAGGGCACCATGGACAGTAGTGCCATCTATGAGACGGGAGATGAAAAGACGACCTTTGAATACCTGGTTACGGGCGATCAAAACCGGCCGGTGTTGCTGATGGCCTCTTTCACGATCGATCCCTATGCGCGGCTATTTTCGCCCTATCGGCAGGAGTTTCTGAGCCGACTCAAGCGCCCTGCCGACGGGAAGGCGGGCATGAAGACAGAAATTCAGGGCAGTGAGGACAAAGACCCCTTTGCTTCTTTACAGCAGTTCGCCCGCGGGCAGACGGCACAACTCGCGTATTGTCAGGAGAAGAACTACGACATTGCGGCCGATGCGTATCAAAAGGCAATCGCGGGTGGGTTTGCCAACAAGGTCTGGTTGGCTGAAGCCCATCATCGTCTGGGAGTGGCGTTGGATGCGAAGGGACAGGTGGAGAAGGCGAAGGCGGAGATGCTGCAATCGCTCGCGATCCGGCCCAACATTCCCGAGGTGCTCAACAATCTGGGTACTCTCCATCGCAAACTCGGTGATAAAGCCGCTGCCATGAGCCTATTCGAAAAAGCGGTGGTTCTGCGTCCGAACTATGCCATGGCCCGGTACAATCTCGCTGAGGCCTATGAGCCGGTCAATCCCAAACGCGCGATTGTCGAGTACGAAACGTTCCTGGCCCTGGTCGAAGGCATTCCTGAGGAAGAGGGGCGGATTGCGCGCGTCACGGAGCGGTTGAAGGCCCTGAAAAAACCTTAA
- the trmFO gene encoding methylenetetrahydrofolate--tRNA-(uracil(54)-C(5))-methyltransferase (FADH(2)-oxidizing) TrmFO: protein MRDDIVIIGGGLAGSEAAWQAANRGAKVTLYEMRPKEMTKAHKTGGLAELVCSNSLGSTDPANAPGILKEEMRRLNSLVIASAEQAKVPAGSALAVDRDQFSLKITQALEGHPNVRILHEEIAEIPTDCLCIIATGPLTSDKLSQAIRAVTQSQHLYFFDAISPIIDADSINMDIVFAASRYDKGGDDYLNCPMDNAQYNAFYDALMAAEKVQPKEFEKTPYFEACVPIEVLAERGRQTLAFGPMKPVGLTDPRTGSRPAAVVQLRTENVHRTCYNLVGFQTKLTYPEQKRVFRMIPGLEQAEFLRYGSLHRNTFINSPQLLLNTLQFKARGTLFFAGQLVGVEGYTESAAMGGFAGINAARALAGLPLVTPPPTTAHGCLVGHVSASDPKHFQPMNTNFGLFPPLAQTPRDKDKKRQLIAQRAREDFDRWMTQSALS, encoded by the coding sequence ATGCGAGATGACATCGTCATCATAGGGGGTGGTCTGGCCGGTTCAGAAGCAGCCTGGCAGGCAGCCAATCGCGGCGCGAAAGTGACGCTGTACGAGATGCGCCCCAAGGAAATGACGAAGGCGCATAAAACGGGAGGCTTGGCTGAACTCGTCTGTTCCAATTCGCTCGGGTCAACCGATCCGGCCAATGCGCCGGGGATACTCAAGGAAGAAATGCGGCGGCTCAACTCGCTGGTCATTGCCTCGGCCGAACAGGCAAAAGTTCCGGCGGGATCGGCGCTGGCGGTCGATCGCGATCAATTCTCCCTCAAGATCACCCAGGCGCTCGAAGGCCATCCCAACGTCAGAATTCTGCATGAAGAAATCGCGGAGATCCCGACCGACTGCCTCTGCATCATCGCAACCGGGCCGCTCACGTCGGATAAATTGTCGCAAGCCATCCGCGCCGTGACCCAGTCGCAGCATCTCTATTTCTTCGATGCCATCTCTCCGATTATCGACGCCGACTCGATCAATATGGACATCGTCTTCGCAGCCTCCCGCTATGATAAAGGCGGGGACGACTACCTGAACTGCCCGATGGACAACGCGCAGTACAATGCCTTTTACGATGCCCTGATGGCCGCCGAAAAAGTGCAGCCGAAAGAATTTGAAAAGACCCCTTACTTCGAAGCCTGCGTCCCCATCGAAGTCTTGGCGGAGCGGGGCCGGCAGACGCTCGCCTTCGGCCCCATGAAACCGGTGGGACTCACCGATCCGCGCACCGGCAGCCGCCCGGCGGCGGTCGTCCAGCTCCGGACGGAAAACGTGCACCGCACCTGCTACAACCTTGTCGGGTTTCAGACGAAACTCACCTATCCGGAGCAGAAGCGCGTCTTCCGCATGATTCCGGGGCTGGAACAGGCCGAGTTTTTGCGCTATGGCAGCTTGCATCGCAACACATTTATCAACTCTCCGCAGCTGCTCTTGAACACCTTGCAATTCAAAGCACGGGGCACGCTGTTCTTCGCCGGACAATTGGTCGGCGTCGAGGGCTATACGGAATCGGCGGCCATGGGGGGATTCGCCGGTATCAATGCGGCCCGCGCGCTGGCCGGCCTTCCACTCGTCACACCGCCGCCGACCACGGCGCACGGCTGTCTGGTGGGCCACGTGTCCGCATCGGACCCCAAGCATTTTCAGCCGATGAACACCAATTTCGGCCTCTTTCCCCCGCTCGCGCAAACGCCGAGAGATAAGGACAAGAAACGGCAACTCATTGCCCAACGGGCCCGTGAGGATTTCGATCGATGGATGACGCAATCCGCGCTTTCATGA
- the xerC gene encoding tyrosine recombinase XerC, producing MDDAIRAFMRFLAVERNASPETIRNYQSDLTQLTAFLTQTQQPPRQIRAGEITAESIRAYLHWLDRKGEKASSLSRKLACLRSFYRFHVREGTVAANPAEEIRSPKLPKPLPRVLTKDDANVLMECPEGTSALALRDRALLETLYSTGARVSEAVGLNLGDINHDEGLVHLRGKGRKERIVPIGDLALHAIRTYRASLNISAPAQQPSAPLFLNHRGGRLTTRSVARVVSRYSSRLAGGAVSPHALRHSYATHLLDEGADLRSIQEMLGHASLNTTQKYTHLATDQLLAVYDRAHPRAKGARTSPRKDDTGS from the coding sequence ATGGATGACGCAATCCGCGCTTTCATGAGATTCCTCGCCGTCGAGCGCAATGCCTCGCCGGAGACCATTCGCAACTACCAGTCAGACCTGACCCAATTGACGGCGTTCCTCACGCAGACACAGCAGCCGCCCCGGCAGATTCGCGCCGGCGAGATCACCGCCGAATCCATTCGCGCTTATCTTCATTGGCTGGACCGGAAGGGCGAAAAAGCCTCCTCGCTGTCGCGCAAGCTCGCCTGCCTGCGCAGTTTCTACCGGTTTCACGTGCGGGAAGGCACGGTCGCCGCGAATCCGGCCGAAGAGATTCGCAGCCCCAAACTCCCCAAGCCGTTACCGCGAGTCCTGACCAAAGACGACGCGAATGTCTTGATGGAATGCCCCGAGGGCACATCGGCGCTGGCGTTGCGCGATCGGGCACTGCTTGAAACGCTCTATTCGACCGGCGCACGCGTCAGCGAAGCCGTGGGGCTCAATCTGGGCGATATCAATCATGACGAAGGGCTCGTCCACCTGCGCGGGAAAGGGCGCAAGGAGCGGATCGTCCCCATCGGCGACCTCGCGCTCCACGCCATCCGGACCTATCGCGCTTCGTTGAATATCTCCGCGCCCGCACAACAGCCGTCGGCGCCCCTGTTCCTCAATCACCGCGGCGGCCGCCTGACCACTCGCAGCGTCGCCCGCGTGGTCTCCCGCTACTCAAGCCGTCTCGCGGGTGGAGCCGTCAGCCCCCATGCCCTGCGCCATTCCTACGCGACGCATCTGTTGGATGAAGGCGCCGACCTGCGTTCCATTCAAGAAATGCTGGGGCATGCGTCGCTGAACACCACCCAGAAATACACCCATCTGGCCACGGACCAGCTCCTCGCCGTCTATGACCGGGCCCATCCCCGTGCGAAGGGAGCACGCACTTCTCCCCGAAAGGATGACACTGGATCATGA
- the hslV gene encoding ATP-dependent protease subunit HslV — protein MRIRSTTILCVRRDGRVAMGCDGQVTVGTTVMKQNAKKLRRLHHDQVLAGFAGATADAFTLFEKFESKLEEYRGNLTRAAVELAKDWRTDRVLRRLEALLAVAGREQSFIISGTGDVVEPEDGILAIGSGGPYALSAARALLGHSPLDAATLVKESMMIAGAIDIYTNQQIIVEELRG, from the coding sequence ATGAGAATCCGCTCGACGACCATTCTCTGCGTCCGGCGCGATGGCCGGGTGGCCATGGGCTGCGACGGGCAAGTAACCGTGGGCACGACGGTGATGAAACAGAACGCCAAAAAGCTCCGCCGCCTGCACCATGACCAAGTCCTGGCGGGATTTGCCGGAGCCACCGCCGACGCCTTTACCCTGTTTGAAAAGTTTGAAAGCAAACTCGAGGAGTATCGCGGCAACCTCACCAGGGCCGCCGTGGAATTGGCCAAGGATTGGCGCACAGATCGCGTGCTCCGCCGCCTGGAGGCGCTGCTGGCCGTCGCGGGCCGTGAGCAATCCTTCATCATCTCGGGAACCGGCGATGTCGTGGAGCCGGAAGACGGCATTTTAGCTATCGGCTCCGGCGGCCCCTATGCCCTGTCGGCAGCCAGAGCGCTCCTCGGCCATTCGCCGCTGGATGCCGCAACCCTTGTGAAAGAATCCATGATGATCGCCGGCGCCATCGACATTTATACGAACCAGCAAATCATCGTTGAGGAACTGCGAGGATAG
- the hslU gene encoding ATP-dependent protease ATPase subunit HslU, which yields MTQTKTETAPVNVNSLTPRQIVEELNRYVIGQKDAKRMVAIALRNRWRRQQLAPDLRDEVMPKNIIMIGPTGVGKTEIARRLAKLAQAPFIKVEASKFTEVGYVGRDVESIIRDLTELAINMVKSRHLEDVQQKAEQHGEDRLLDLLLPPPPSRPSSIDSTTDAPATAGHDSYETTRSKLRLQLREGKLDERTVELEVKERGLPVGVISNIGGLDDLQSNLQDMLGGMMPGKKKNRRMKVAEALKHLTQEEAQKLIDMDEVVREAIAKVQQTGIVFLDEIDKIAGRERTSGPDVSREGVQRDLLPIVEGCTVNTKHGPVLTDHILFIAAGAFHVAKPSDLIPELQGRFPIRVELSPLTKDDFVRILTEPKGALVRQYHALLATEGLTVEFAQDGLEEIAELAVQVNERTENIGARRLFTIMERLLEQISFAGPEWPEKTVSITANYVRERLKDIVKDQDLSRYIL from the coding sequence GTGACACAGACGAAGACCGAGACCGCACCCGTCAATGTAAACAGCCTGACCCCGCGCCAGATCGTCGAGGAGCTGAACCGGTACGTCATCGGCCAGAAAGACGCCAAACGGATGGTCGCCATCGCGCTGCGGAACCGCTGGCGGCGGCAACAACTGGCACCGGATCTGCGCGACGAGGTCATGCCCAAGAATATCATCATGATCGGCCCGACCGGCGTCGGAAAAACCGAAATTGCGCGCCGGCTGGCCAAATTGGCGCAGGCGCCGTTCATCAAAGTCGAAGCGTCGAAATTTACTGAGGTCGGCTACGTCGGCCGTGACGTGGAGTCGATCATTCGCGATCTGACCGAACTGGCCATCAACATGGTGAAAAGCAGGCACCTCGAAGACGTGCAACAGAAGGCTGAGCAACATGGGGAAGACCGGTTGCTGGACCTCTTGCTTCCGCCGCCGCCATCACGACCGAGCAGTATCGACAGCACCACCGACGCCCCCGCCACGGCCGGACACGACTCCTACGAGACAACCCGCTCCAAGCTCAGGCTGCAGCTGCGCGAAGGCAAGCTCGATGAACGCACGGTCGAGCTGGAGGTGAAAGAACGGGGCCTCCCCGTGGGAGTCATCTCGAATATCGGCGGCCTGGACGACTTGCAAAGCAACCTCCAGGACATGCTCGGCGGAATGATGCCGGGAAAGAAAAAGAACCGGCGCATGAAAGTGGCGGAGGCGCTCAAGCATCTGACCCAGGAGGAAGCCCAGAAACTTATCGACATGGACGAGGTGGTGCGCGAGGCCATCGCCAAAGTCCAGCAGACCGGCATTGTGTTTCTGGACGAAATTGATAAGATCGCGGGCCGGGAGCGGACCTCGGGGCCTGATGTCTCGCGCGAAGGCGTGCAACGCGACCTGCTCCCGATCGTGGAAGGCTGCACCGTGAACACCAAACACGGCCCGGTGCTCACCGATCATATTTTATTTATTGCCGCGGGCGCGTTCCATGTGGCAAAACCATCGGACTTGATCCCCGAGCTCCAGGGCCGGTTTCCGATCCGCGTCGAACTGAGTCCGCTGACCAAGGACGATTTCGTGCGGATCCTCACCGAACCCAAAGGCGCCTTGGTCCGGCAATACCACGCCCTCCTCGCCACGGAGGGATTGACCGTCGAGTTTGCGCAGGACGGACTCGAAGAAATCGCCGAACTCGCGGTCCAGGTCAACGAGAGGACGGAAAATATCGGCGCCCGCCGGCTCTTTACCATTATGGAGCGGCTGCTGGAACAGATTTCGTTTGCCGGACCGGAGTGGCCTGAGAAAACCGTTTCCATCACCGCCAACTACGTGCGCGAACGTCTGAAAGACATCGTGAAGGACCAGGACTTGAGCCGGTACATTCTGTAA
- the argB gene encoding acetylglutamate kinase yields MNRLIKKANVLIEALPYIRTFRGKTVVVKYGGHAMTETALKERFAEDVVLLKYVGLNPVIVHGGGPQIDKMLTRLGIQAKFRHGVRVTDEATMEIVEMVLAGKINMEIVELLNRHGGRAVGLSGKDGGLIMARPLTAKAWAESLGKDLEGDDQGDFGLVGEVQTVDPSLVLKLQQDHYIPVIAPIGTDREGNTYNINADLVAGAIAASLHAEKLVMMTDVKGIRDANSRHLSTVSRKDVQRMVKKGVIGEGMLPKVQACLDALVGGAGKAHIIDGRIPHALLLEIFTRKGIGTEIVS; encoded by the coding sequence ATGAATCGATTGATTAAAAAAGCCAACGTGCTGATCGAGGCGCTGCCCTACATCCGGACTTTCCGGGGCAAAACCGTCGTCGTCAAGTACGGCGGCCATGCCATGACGGAAACCGCGCTGAAGGAACGTTTCGCCGAAGACGTCGTCCTGCTGAAATACGTTGGGCTCAATCCCGTGATCGTGCATGGCGGAGGGCCGCAGATCGACAAGATGCTCACCAGGCTCGGAATCCAAGCCAAGTTTCGCCATGGCGTCCGGGTAACCGACGAAGCCACGATGGAAATCGTCGAGATGGTCCTGGCCGGGAAAATCAACATGGAGATTGTGGAACTCCTCAATCGCCACGGCGGCCGGGCCGTCGGACTCAGTGGGAAAGACGGGGGGCTGATCATGGCGCGCCCGCTCACCGCCAAAGCCTGGGCGGAAAGCCTGGGCAAAGACCTTGAAGGCGACGATCAGGGCGACTTCGGACTCGTCGGGGAAGTGCAAACCGTCGATCCCAGCCTGGTCTTGAAACTCCAGCAAGACCATTACATCCCCGTCATCGCGCCCATCGGAACGGACCGGGAGGGCAATACCTACAACATCAATGCCGACCTCGTCGCCGGCGCCATCGCGGCCTCGCTCCATGCCGAAAAGCTGGTGATGATGACGGACGTGAAAGGCATCCGCGACGCCAACAGCCGCCACCTCTCGACCGTCTCGCGGAAAGATGTGCAGCGCATGGTGAAAAAGGGGGTCATCGGCGAGGGCATGTTGCCCAAGGTGCAAGCCTGCCTCGACGCGCTGGTCGGTGGCGCCGGGAAAGCCCATATCATCGACGGCCGCATTCCCCATGCCCTGCTGCTGGAAATCTTCACCCGCAAAGGCATCGGCACCGAGATCGTGTCATAG
- a CDS encoding M28 family peptidase — protein sequence MAGNLLTHLTTLARERHPRTSPEALRETGDCLAQLFTDAGLAVARHPFDAWGQTYDNVVATVPASTGTSAPPLIVAAHYDTVEESPGADDNASGLVVLLDVAHRLAQTPLARPVQFIAFCLEEEHLLGSRAYTAQLTATGQSIYGAIVLECVGYASDLDGSQKTPPGIPVAVPTIGNFLAVIGNEASASFTGAVAQAMSHSVPIVPLIVPGNGELLPDTRRSDHTAFWERGVPAVMVTDTANFRNPHYHRPTDTIDTLNLDFLSSVAQAVTATVVALATH from the coding sequence GTGGCCGGCAACCTCCTGACGCATCTCACCACACTCGCGCGGGAACGCCATCCCCGCACATCGCCGGAGGCCCTGCGAGAAACGGGCGACTGCCTCGCGCAACTATTCACAGACGCGGGGCTCGCCGTCGCGCGGCATCCGTTTGATGCGTGGGGACAGACCTACGACAATGTGGTCGCGACCGTGCCGGCCTCAACCGGCACCAGCGCGCCCCCGCTCATCGTGGCGGCTCACTACGATACCGTTGAAGAATCCCCGGGCGCGGATGACAACGCCAGCGGCCTGGTCGTGCTCCTTGACGTCGCCCACCGGCTGGCCCAGACTCCACTGGCTCGCCCGGTACAATTCATCGCCTTTTGCCTGGAAGAAGAGCATCTCTTGGGAAGCCGGGCCTATACCGCACAGCTGACCGCCACCGGACAATCCATTTATGGCGCCATCGTGCTGGAATGCGTCGGTTATGCCAGCGACCTAGACGGTTCGCAGAAAACCCCGCCGGGCATTCCCGTCGCGGTCCCTACCATTGGCAACTTTCTTGCGGTCATCGGTAACGAGGCCTCGGCGTCATTCACCGGCGCAGTCGCGCAGGCCATGAGCCATTCGGTCCCGATCGTGCCCTTGATCGTGCCTGGCAACGGCGAATTGCTCCCCGATACCAGGAGAAGCGACCACACGGCCTTTTGGGAACGGGGGGTTCCCGCCGTCATGGTCACCGACACGGCGAATTTCAGAAATCCCCATTACCATCGGCCCACCGATACCATCGACACGCTCAATCTCGATTTTCTTTCATCCGTGGCCCAGGCCGTGACCGCTACCGTCGTCGCCTTGGCCACCCATTAG
- a CDS encoding gamma carbonic anhydrase family protein: MIRTFQGIKPSIPDSCFIEDTAVVIGDVVMGEACSVWFNAVIRGDVHYIRIGNRTNVQDLCMLHVTHDTHPLIIGNEVTIGHNVVLHGCTIKDRVLVGMGAIIMDGAVIGEDSVVGAGALVVEGTIVPPKSLILGSPAKVKRGVTEQELAWVKESAENYVKYSRQYMSDSSKPTGFRP; encoded by the coding sequence ATGATTCGCACCTTTCAAGGCATCAAGCCGTCCATTCCGGATTCCTGCTTTATCGAAGACACCGCCGTTGTGATCGGCGACGTCGTCATGGGCGAGGCCTGCAGCGTCTGGTTCAACGCCGTCATTCGGGGAGATGTCCACTATATCCGTATCGGAAACCGGACGAACGTCCAGGATCTCTGCATGCTCCATGTGACCCATGACACCCATCCGCTCATCATTGGGAACGAGGTGACCATCGGCCATAATGTCGTGCTGCACGGCTGCACGATCAAGGATCGTGTGCTGGTCGGCATGGGCGCCATTATCATGGACGGCGCGGTGATCGGAGAAGATTCGGTCGTCGGCGCGGGGGCACTGGTAGTGGAGGGCACGATTGTGCCGCCAAAAAGCCTGATCCTGGGATCACCGGCGAAGGTGAAGCGAGGAGTGACCGAGCAGGAATTGGCCTGGGTCAAAGAGTCGGCAGAGAACTATGTGAAGTATTCCCGCCAGTACATGAGTGACTCCTCAAAGCCGACGGGATTTCGTCCGTAA
- the rimO gene encoding 30S ribosomal protein S12 methylthiotransferase RimO: MSTPLIQLDRKKPAKKSPPAKKAVAIKKTTIGFVNLGCSKNQVDSELMLGTLVSDGFVLTDNPKKAEVVIINTCGFIEEAKQESINTILEHGKLKKKGACRVLIAAGCLAQRYQGDLLKELPELDGVVGTGEFGKIATICRDLLAPKKRQQRLWISEPPYLYDADAPRLRLGKAHSAYVKIAEGCNRNCAFCAIPIMRGKQRSRPVESIVAEAERLAAEGVKEINLISQDTINYGVDLGIRGGLTTLLRELVKVKDLRWIRPFYLYPQHVTDDLLDLYAGEEKITKYIDMPLQHINDRMLKRMHRLGTRAAIDKLVDRIRTRIPGVAFRTAFIVGFPGETDKAYQELKTYVTEREFDRVAVFLYSDEEDTTALSLDEKIERAVMDERRNELLAIQEGIAAAQGQARIGSVMEVLVDGPSEETPLLLEGRHEGLAPEIDGVVYINDGTANPGDLVNVEITDAATYDLVGHIVS; the protein is encoded by the coding sequence ATGTCTACACCACTGATCCAGCTTGACCGGAAGAAGCCCGCCAAAAAATCGCCGCCAGCCAAGAAGGCTGTGGCCATCAAAAAAACAACCATCGGGTTCGTCAACCTGGGGTGCTCAAAAAATCAGGTGGACTCGGAGCTGATGCTCGGCACGCTCGTGAGCGACGGCTTTGTCTTAACCGACAATCCGAAGAAAGCCGAGGTCGTCATCATCAATACCTGCGGCTTTATCGAGGAAGCGAAACAAGAATCGATCAATACCATCCTCGAACATGGCAAGCTGAAGAAGAAAGGCGCCTGCCGGGTGCTCATTGCCGCAGGCTGTCTGGCACAGCGCTATCAGGGCGACCTCTTGAAAGAACTGCCGGAATTGGACGGCGTGGTCGGCACCGGTGAATTCGGCAAGATCGCCACGATCTGCCGGGACCTGCTGGCTCCCAAGAAACGGCAGCAACGGCTCTGGATCAGCGAGCCTCCCTATCTCTACGATGCGGACGCCCCGCGCCTGCGCCTCGGGAAAGCGCACAGCGCCTACGTGAAGATCGCCGAGGGGTGCAATCGCAACTGCGCCTTCTGCGCCATTCCCATCATGCGGGGCAAACAACGCAGCCGCCCAGTGGAATCGATCGTGGCCGAAGCCGAACGCCTCGCCGCGGAAGGCGTGAAAGAAATCAATCTCATCTCTCAGGATACGATCAACTACGGCGTTGATCTGGGGATTCGAGGCGGATTGACCACGCTGCTGCGCGAACTCGTGAAGGTGAAGGACCTCCGATGGATCCGGCCCTTCTATCTCTACCCGCAGCACGTCACCGATGACCTGCTCGATCTCTATGCCGGCGAGGAAAAGATTACCAAATACATCGACATGCCGCTCCAGCACATCAACGACCGGATGCTGAAGCGCATGCATCGTCTTGGCACTCGCGCCGCCATTGACAAGCTGGTGGACCGCATTCGCACCCGTATTCCCGGAGTGGCCTTCCGGACAGCCTTCATCGTGGGTTTCCCCGGTGAAACCGACAAGGCCTACCAAGAGCTGAAGACCTATGTGACGGAGCGGGAATTCGACCGGGTGGCGGTCTTCCTTTACTCGGACGAAGAGGATACGACCGCCCTGTCGCTCGATGAGAAGATTGAACGAGCCGTGATGGACGAACGGCGGAACGAACTGCTGGCGATCCAGGAAGGCATCGCCGCCGCGCAGGGGCAGGCACGCATCGGCTCGGTCATGGAAGTCCTGGTCGATGGCCCATCGGAGGAAACTCCGCTGCTGCTGGAAGGCCGCCATGAAGGGCTGGCCCCCGAGATCGACGGCGTCGTCTATATCAATGACGGCACAGCGAACCCGGGCGATCTCGTGAACGTCGAGATCACGGATGCCGCCACCTATGATCTTGTCGGCCACATCGTATCGTAG
- the purU gene encoding formyltetrahydrofolate deformylase → MAANRKESIVILIHCKDRKGIVARVSGFIHEFGGNILDSDHHTDEETNDFLMRMEFSTDGLQMAPEEIPAAFAPIAKVFDMRYEVHYSSHRIRVGMLVSKQDHCLADLLQRHRRDELRIDVPVIISNHDTCASWAELFKIPFTVYPVTKETKPQQEEQVVARLKEHRVELVVMARYMQILSANFLANVGCPVINIHHSFLPAFIGANPYRQAYERGVKIIGATAHYATEDLDEGPIIEQDVIRVGHRDTVDDLVRKGRDLEEIVLARAVRRHIEHRVLVYGRKTVVFD, encoded by the coding sequence ATGGCAGCGAATCGCAAAGAATCCATCGTCATCCTGATCCACTGCAAGGATCGCAAAGGCATTGTCGCCCGGGTGTCCGGATTCATCCATGAATTTGGCGGCAACATCCTCGACTCGGACCATCACACGGACGAGGAAACCAACGACTTTTTGATGCGCATGGAGTTTTCGACGGACGGGTTGCAGATGGCGCCGGAAGAGATACCCGCCGCTTTCGCCCCAATCGCCAAAGTCTTCGACATGCGCTACGAGGTCCACTATTCCAGCCATCGCATCCGGGTCGGCATGCTGGTGTCGAAACAGGATCATTGTCTCGCCGATCTGCTCCAGCGGCATCGGCGCGATGAGCTGCGCATCGATGTGCCCGTCATCATCTCCAACCACGACACCTGCGCCAGCTGGGCCGAACTGTTCAAAATCCCGTTTACGGTGTATCCCGTCACGAAAGAGACCAAGCCGCAACAGGAGGAACAGGTCGTCGCACGGCTGAAGGAACATCGTGTGGAACTGGTGGTGATGGCCCGGTACATGCAAATTCTCAGCGCCAACTTTCTCGCGAACGTGGGCTGCCCCGTCATCAACATCCACCACTCCTTCCTCCCGGCCTTCATCGGGGCAAACCCCTACCGCCAGGCCTACGAGCGAGGCGTGAAAATCATCGGCGCAACCGCTCATTATGCGACGGAGGATCTGGACGAAGGGCCGATCATCGAGCAAGACGTCATCCGCGTCGGACATCGTGATACGGTTGACGATCTGGTGAGGAAGGGACGCGATCTGGAGGAAATTGTGCTGGCCCGCGCGGTGCGCCGCCACATCGAACATCGGGTATTGGTCTACGGCAGAAAGACGGTCGTCTTCGATTAG